In Arthrobacter sp. UKPF54-2, the following are encoded in one genomic region:
- a CDS encoding sorbosone dehydrogenase family protein, producing the protein MPRPSTLRAALAAAALLLATAGCTGSPTAPPAPGGQAATSQPAGSPATSSAAPGTPQVAGRVDAGLTLPWSTVFLPDGTALISERDSALLKSVPPGGSGPATAVGKVPDVVPGGEGGLLGLAISPAFAADRYLYAYFTAQGDNRIARFRLEGSGARLGLGAAEVIFTGIPKASTHNGGRIRFGPDGYLYVGTGDSQRRGQPQDRNALGGKILRLTPEGRAAPGNPFGDNPVYSLGHRNVQGLDWDSAGRLWASEFGPDVDDELNLIVPGGNYGWPEVTGAPHHEGFLDAKVVWPSTASSSPSGLEIVGDTAYLGALRGQRLWAVPLRGEFAGDPVAYFTGEYGRIREVSLAPDGRLWVLSNGQNPDFALVLSLGG; encoded by the coding sequence GTGCCCCGGCCGTCGACACTGCGCGCCGCCCTGGCGGCGGCTGCTCTGCTGCTCGCGACGGCCGGCTGCACCGGCAGCCCCACCGCTCCGCCGGCTCCCGGCGGCCAGGCCGCCACGAGCCAGCCCGCGGGCAGCCCCGCCACCAGCTCGGCCGCTCCAGGGACGCCGCAGGTTGCCGGCCGCGTCGACGCCGGGTTGACGCTGCCCTGGTCGACGGTTTTCCTGCCGGATGGCACCGCCCTCATCTCCGAGCGGGACAGTGCCCTGCTGAAGTCCGTGCCGCCGGGCGGCAGCGGCCCGGCCACGGCGGTGGGCAAGGTGCCCGACGTCGTCCCCGGCGGCGAAGGCGGTCTGCTGGGGCTGGCAATATCCCCCGCCTTCGCGGCTGACCGGTACCTGTACGCCTACTTCACCGCCCAGGGCGACAACCGGATCGCGCGTTTCCGGCTCGAGGGCAGCGGGGCGCGGCTGGGACTCGGCGCCGCCGAAGTCATCTTCACCGGGATCCCCAAGGCCTCCACGCACAACGGCGGCCGGATCCGCTTCGGCCCGGACGGCTATCTCTACGTCGGCACCGGCGACTCCCAACGCCGCGGCCAGCCACAGGACCGGAACGCACTGGGCGGCAAGATCCTCCGCCTTACCCCCGAAGGGAGAGCCGCCCCGGGAAACCCCTTCGGCGACAATCCCGTCTACAGCCTGGGGCACCGCAACGTCCAGGGCCTCGACTGGGACAGCGCAGGACGGCTCTGGGCGAGCGAATTCGGCCCGGACGTGGACGACGAGCTGAACCTCATCGTCCCCGGCGGCAACTATGGCTGGCCCGAGGTAACCGGCGCCCCGCACCACGAGGGGTTCCTGGATGCCAAGGTGGTGTGGCCTTCGACGGCGTCGTCCTCCCCGAGCGGCCTTGAAATCGTCGGCGACACGGCCTACCTCGGGGCACTCCGGGGCCAGCGGCTCTGGGCCGTCCCGCTACGGGGCGAATTTGCCGGGGACCCTGTGGCCTATTTCACAGGAGAGTACGGCCGGATCCGCGAAGTTTCCCTGGCGCCGGACGGCCGGCTCTGGGTCCTCAGCAACGGCCAAAACCCCGATTTTGCGCTGGTTTTGAGCCTTGGCGGGTAG
- a CDS encoding LysR family transcriptional regulator, with the protein MDFKRLRILRELADRGTVGATADALRVTPSAVSQQLKTLQEELGVVLVEKSGRGVRLTEAGLAMAGAAADVATAMARAEATIDTYRLGWQTRIKAAFFPSAAEMFLPGLLHRVKEIEGLRFEAHFEDPGVAGFAALAADYDIVLAHSVDGPDVFARQGLQVIPLLDEPLDVAVPTGHALAGKATLSADDVIGFPWMGVPEGFPFDTVLRQIETQADSPALRAQLFPDLRVLEALVSAGHGLSLLPRYTALKNQGKGFVLRPLRGVKASRSIVALARPEAAARTTIREVLSMLKAEARAVAEAPELRDAAHSG; encoded by the coding sequence ATGGACTTCAAGCGACTGCGGATCCTTCGCGAACTGGCGGACCGCGGCACGGTGGGGGCCACCGCCGATGCCTTGCGGGTGACGCCGTCAGCCGTCTCGCAGCAGCTCAAGACCCTGCAGGAGGAGCTCGGCGTCGTCCTCGTGGAGAAGTCAGGCAGGGGAGTGCGGCTGACCGAGGCGGGCCTGGCCATGGCCGGGGCGGCGGCGGACGTGGCCACAGCCATGGCCCGCGCCGAAGCCACCATCGACACCTACCGGCTCGGCTGGCAGACCCGGATCAAGGCGGCGTTCTTTCCCAGCGCCGCGGAGATGTTCCTGCCCGGCCTCCTGCACCGGGTGAAGGAGATTGAGGGGCTCCGCTTTGAGGCGCACTTCGAGGACCCCGGCGTTGCCGGCTTTGCCGCCCTGGCCGCCGACTATGACATCGTCCTGGCGCACAGCGTCGACGGGCCCGACGTGTTCGCCCGCCAAGGCCTCCAGGTCATCCCCCTATTGGACGAGCCGCTCGATGTGGCGGTGCCGACGGGCCACGCCCTGGCCGGCAAGGCGACGCTCAGCGCCGACGACGTCATCGGGTTTCCGTGGATGGGGGTGCCCGAGGGTTTCCCCTTTGACACCGTGCTGCGACAGATCGAAACCCAGGCCGATTCCCCTGCCCTGCGGGCGCAGCTCTTCCCGGACCTCCGCGTCCTGGAGGCGCTGGTCAGCGCCGGGCACGGGCTCAGCCTGCTGCCGCGCTACACCGCCCTGAAGAACCAGGGCAAAGGTTTTGTGCTCCGCCCGCTCCGCGGCGTCAAGGCCAGCCGCAGCATCGTGGCCCTGGCCCGCCCCGAAGCGGCCGCCCGGACCACCATCCGGGAGGTGCTCTCGATGCTCAAGGCGGAGGCCCGGGCCGTCGCCGAAGCCCCGGAACTGCGTGATGCGGCCCACAGCGGCTGA
- a CDS encoding MarR family winged helix-turn-helix transcriptional regulator: MDRWPTGRLLSTAARLVEHAWNEKLGAIGLTHAGVIAMEVLSAQGPMTQAQLAQLVRVQAQTMGKTLSRLEAHGHISRERSASDRRSHVVTLTDRGREAVAAAADMERSVLAAASIDPDSLRHELQSVVRELANRITTTEATALVIADPAVPVEANHVN; this comes from the coding sequence ATGGATCGCTGGCCCACTGGCCGCCTACTGTCCACGGCAGCACGCCTTGTAGAACACGCCTGGAACGAGAAGCTCGGGGCCATCGGCCTTACCCACGCCGGGGTGATTGCGATGGAAGTGCTCTCCGCCCAAGGACCCATGACCCAAGCGCAACTGGCGCAGCTCGTCCGGGTCCAAGCCCAGACCATGGGCAAGACCTTGAGCCGGCTCGAAGCCCACGGCCACATCTCGCGGGAGCGCAGCGCCTCCGACCGGCGCAGCCATGTGGTCACGCTGACCGACCGCGGCCGCGAAGCCGTTGCCGCCGCCGCGGACATGGAGCGCTCCGTGCTTGCCGCCGCGTCGATCGACCCCGATTCCCTCCGGCACGAACTGCAGTCCGTGGTCCGAGAATTGGCGAACCGGATCACCACGACGGAGGCAACAGCCCTCGTGATCGCGGATCCGGCGGTCCCTGTCGAGGCGAACCACGTCAATTAG
- a CDS encoding metalloregulator ArsR/SmtB family transcription factor: MNVMPVIEATEESCCAPAGMPALGPEEAKRTAQVFKALADPNRIRLLSIVKGADGGEACVRDLTEPLDLGQPTVSHHLKILVDAGLLHREKRGTWAYYSLVPGALEQTAGLLASL; this comes from the coding sequence ATGAACGTGATGCCTGTCATCGAAGCCACGGAAGAATCCTGCTGCGCCCCGGCGGGCATGCCGGCCCTTGGCCCGGAGGAGGCGAAGCGGACAGCGCAGGTCTTCAAGGCCCTCGCCGATCCAAACCGGATTCGGCTGCTCTCGATCGTCAAAGGGGCCGACGGCGGCGAGGCCTGCGTCCGCGACCTCACTGAGCCGCTGGACCTGGGCCAGCCCACCGTCTCCCATCACCTGAAGATCCTGGTGGACGCAGGCTTGCTGCACCGGGAGAAGCGCGGCACCTGGGCCTACTACTCGCTCGTCCCAGGCGCCCTCGAGCAGACGGCCGGCCTCCTGGCGTCCCTGTGA
- a CDS encoding NAD(P)-binding domain-containing protein: MAVTTALPVAVIGAGPVGLAAAAHLVERGLEPLILEAGPTAGTAVEQWRHIRLFSPWQYNTDAAALRLLAATGWEAPEPTALPTGGELIDQYLTPLASLPAVASRLHTGARVVAVTRLGMDKTHSRNRDTTPFVVRVEHADGEVRDYQAAAVIDASGTWSTRNPLGTSGLPAAGETAAAAYVSSPLPDVLGRDRAAFAARTAVVVGAGHSAANTLINLSELAAEVPGTKIVWAIRGASAAKVYGGGDADGLAARGQLGSRLRALVKSGTVELHTGFGIASLAAAEGGAVTLTATDGRTLEADVVVPATGFRPNLDMLRELRLELDPGVEAPRELGPLIDPEFHSCGTVEPHGAKMLAHPEQDFYIVGMKSYGRAPTFLLATGYEQVRSVAAALAGDREAADTVQLELPETGVCSSDIGTSCDVPAATTANFGAEISGGCCGAPEPVLVGFPTGLAHGRSGGN; this comes from the coding sequence ATGGCTGTAACCACAGCCCTTCCCGTCGCTGTCATCGGCGCGGGTCCCGTCGGCCTCGCCGCGGCAGCGCACCTGGTCGAACGCGGCCTTGAGCCGCTCATCCTTGAGGCCGGTCCGACGGCAGGCACCGCGGTCGAGCAGTGGCGCCACATCCGGCTGTTCTCGCCATGGCAGTACAACACCGACGCCGCCGCCCTCCGCCTGCTCGCCGCTACCGGTTGGGAAGCTCCTGAGCCGACGGCACTGCCCACCGGCGGCGAGCTCATCGACCAGTACCTCACCCCGCTCGCTTCCCTGCCCGCGGTCGCGTCCCGCCTGCACACCGGCGCCCGCGTCGTCGCGGTAACGCGCCTGGGGATGGACAAGACCCACAGCCGGAACCGTGACACCACTCCCTTCGTGGTCCGGGTCGAGCACGCCGACGGCGAAGTCCGTGACTACCAGGCCGCCGCTGTCATCGACGCCTCCGGGACGTGGTCCACCCGCAACCCGCTCGGAACCTCCGGGCTTCCCGCTGCCGGCGAAACCGCTGCTGCGGCGTACGTCTCTTCCCCGCTGCCGGACGTCCTGGGCCGGGACCGTGCCGCATTTGCCGCGCGCACCGCCGTCGTGGTCGGCGCTGGCCACTCCGCTGCCAACACCCTGATCAACCTCTCCGAACTCGCAGCCGAGGTGCCCGGGACAAAGATCGTGTGGGCCATCCGCGGCGCTTCGGCAGCCAAGGTCTATGGCGGAGGCGACGCCGACGGCCTCGCCGCCCGCGGCCAGCTCGGCAGCCGGCTCCGCGCCCTGGTGAAGAGCGGCACCGTGGAACTGCACACCGGCTTCGGGATCGCGTCCCTCGCCGCCGCGGAGGGCGGCGCCGTCACGCTGACCGCCACCGACGGCCGCACCCTCGAGGCCGACGTCGTGGTACCGGCCACCGGCTTCCGACCGAACCTGGACATGCTCCGGGAACTCCGGCTGGAACTCGATCCCGGCGTCGAAGCGCCTCGGGAACTTGGCCCCCTGATCGACCCCGAATTCCACTCCTGCGGCACCGTCGAACCGCACGGCGCCAAGATGCTGGCCCACCCGGAGCAGGACTTCTACATTGTCGGCATGAAGTCCTACGGCCGGGCACCCACCTTCCTGCTGGCCACCGGCTACGAACAGGTCCGCTCGGTTGCCGCCGCTCTCGCCGGAGACCGTGAGGCCGCCGACACCGTCCAGCTCGAGCTGCCCGAGACCGGCGTCTGCTCCTCGGACATCGGCACCAGCTGCGACGTCCCGGCCGCCACCACCGCGAATTTTGGAGCGGAAATCTCCGGAGGGTGCTGCGGTGCGCCCGAACCCGTCCTCGTGGGCTTCCCCACCGGGCTGGCCCACGGCCGCTCCGGCGGGAACTGA
- the ilvD gene encoding dihydroxy-acid dehydratase, which yields MSEDTQTATATTPDIKPRSRVVTDGIHAAPARGMFRAVGMGDDDFAKPQIGVASSWNEITPCNLSLNRLAQGAKEGVHAGGGFPMQFGTISVSDGISMGHEGMHFSLVSREVIADSVETVMQAERIDGSVLLAGCDKSLPGMLMAAARLDLASVFLYAGSIMPGWVKLEDGSEKEVTLIDAFEAVGACAAGKMSMEDLTRIEKAICPGEGACGGMYTANTMACIGEALGMSLPGSAAPPSADRRRDDFARKSGEAVVNLLRKGITARDIMTKKAFENAIAVTMAFGGSTNAVLHLLAIAREAEVELTLDDFNRIGDRIPHLGDLKPFGRYVMTDVDKIGGVPVIMRALLDAGLLHGDCLTVTGKTVAENLAAINPPDLDGKILRAMDNPIHKTGGITILHGTMAPEGAVVKSAGFDADVFEGTARVFEREQGALDALDKGQIKAGDVVVIRYEGPKGGPGMREMLAITGAIKGAGLGKDVLLLTDGRFSGGTTGLCIGHVAPEAVDGGPIAFVKDGDRIRVDIAARSFDLLVDEAELEARKVGWEPLPAKFTKGVLAKYAKLVHSASTGAYCG from the coding sequence ATGAGTGAGGACACCCAAACAGCGACAGCCACCACACCGGACATCAAACCCCGCAGCCGGGTCGTCACCGATGGAATCCACGCCGCGCCCGCGCGCGGGATGTTCCGGGCGGTCGGCATGGGCGACGACGACTTCGCCAAGCCCCAGATCGGCGTGGCGAGTTCCTGGAACGAAATCACTCCCTGCAACCTCTCCCTGAACCGGCTGGCCCAGGGCGCCAAGGAAGGCGTGCACGCCGGCGGCGGGTTCCCGATGCAGTTCGGCACGATCTCCGTGTCCGACGGCATCTCCATGGGCCACGAGGGCATGCACTTCTCCCTGGTCTCCCGCGAGGTCATCGCAGACTCGGTTGAAACCGTCATGCAGGCCGAGCGCATCGATGGCTCCGTGCTGCTGGCCGGCTGTGACAAGTCCCTGCCCGGCATGCTGATGGCGGCCGCCCGGCTGGACCTTGCGAGCGTCTTCCTCTACGCCGGCTCGATCATGCCCGGCTGGGTCAAGCTGGAGGACGGTTCCGAAAAGGAAGTCACCCTGATTGACGCCTTCGAAGCCGTGGGCGCCTGTGCCGCGGGCAAAATGAGCATGGAGGACCTGACCCGCATCGAGAAGGCGATCTGCCCGGGCGAAGGCGCCTGCGGCGGCATGTACACCGCCAACACCATGGCCTGCATCGGCGAGGCGCTGGGCATGTCCCTACCCGGCTCGGCCGCGCCGCCCTCGGCCGACCGGCGCCGCGACGACTTCGCCCGCAAGTCCGGCGAGGCGGTCGTGAACCTGCTGCGCAAGGGCATCACCGCCCGCGACATCATGACCAAAAAGGCCTTCGAAAACGCGATCGCCGTGACCATGGCCTTCGGTGGCTCCACCAACGCCGTCCTGCACCTGCTCGCCATCGCCCGCGAGGCCGAGGTCGAACTGACGCTGGATGACTTCAACCGCATCGGCGACCGGATCCCGCACCTCGGCGACCTCAAGCCGTTCGGCCGTTACGTGATGACCGACGTCGACAAGATCGGCGGCGTGCCGGTCATCATGCGCGCACTGCTCGACGCCGGGCTGCTGCACGGCGACTGCCTCACCGTCACCGGCAAGACCGTTGCCGAGAACCTCGCCGCGATCAACCCGCCGGACCTGGACGGCAAGATCCTCCGCGCGATGGACAATCCGATCCACAAGACCGGCGGCATCACCATCCTGCACGGCACGATGGCCCCGGAGGGCGCCGTCGTGAAGAGCGCCGGCTTCGACGCCGACGTCTTCGAGGGCACCGCCCGCGTCTTCGAGCGCGAACAAGGCGCCCTGGACGCCCTGGACAAGGGTCAGATCAAGGCCGGCGACGTCGTCGTGATCCGCTACGAGGGACCCAAGGGCGGCCCGGGCATGCGCGAGATGCTCGCCATCACCGGCGCCATCAAGGGTGCCGGCCTCGGCAAGGACGTGCTGCTGCTGACCGACGGCCGCTTCTCCGGCGGGACGACGGGTCTCTGCATCGGCCACGTCGCCCCGGAAGCGGTCGACGGCGGCCCGATCGCGTTCGTCAAGGACGGCGACCGGATCCGGGTCGACATCGCGGCCCGCAGCTTTGACCTCCTGGTCGACGAGGCCGAGCTCGAGGCCCGCAAGGTGGGCTGGGAGCCGCTGCCGGCCAAGTTCACCAAGGGTGTGCTCGCCAAGTACGCCAAGCTCGTCCACAGCGCCTCCACCGGCGCCTACTGCGGGTAA
- a CDS encoding arsenate reductase ArsC, which yields MSIETAKKSSVLFVCVHNAGRSQMAAAFLTTLSNGAIEVRSAGSQPADKVNPAAVEAMAELGIDMSAEIPKVLTTEAVKESDVVITMGCGDTCPIFPGKRYEDWELEDPAGQGVAAVRPIRDEIKSRIEDLIASLTPAAK from the coding sequence ATGAGCATCGAAACCGCCAAGAAGTCCTCCGTCCTTTTCGTCTGCGTCCACAACGCCGGCCGCTCACAGATGGCCGCCGCTTTCCTGACCACCCTGTCCAACGGTGCGATCGAGGTCCGCTCCGCGGGCTCCCAGCCTGCGGACAAGGTCAACCCGGCCGCCGTCGAGGCCATGGCCGAACTCGGCATCGACATGTCCGCCGAGATCCCGAAGGTCTTGACCACCGAGGCGGTCAAGGAGTCCGACGTCGTCATCACCATGGGCTGCGGCGACACCTGCCCGATCTTCCCGGGCAAGCGCTACGAGGACTGGGAACTCGAGGACCCGGCCGGCCAGGGAGTCGCCGCCGTCCGACCTATCCGCGACGAGATCAAGTCCCGCATCGAGGACCTCATCGCTTCCCTCACCCCGGCCGCCAAGTAA
- a CDS encoding MIP/aquaporin family protein has translation MTSQQPPLWRRAVAELLGTSLLVMIVVGSGIAAERLSPNDVGLQLLQNSTATVLGLTVLIVVLGPVSGAHFNPVVSLADWILGRRRGTGLTLQDLGTYIVAQTVGAISGSVVANAMFDVGTSISVKDRATTGHLLGEVVATAGLVLLIFALAATKRGVLAAPAVGAYIGAAYWFTSSTSFANPAVTVGRIFSDTFAGIAPASVPGFVMAQLVGAAVGLGLLLMLFPSAARSADGAVVPHEESPVKA, from the coding sequence ATGACTTCTCAACAACCGCCGCTGTGGCGCCGTGCCGTCGCCGAACTGCTTGGCACCAGTTTGCTCGTGATGATCGTTGTCGGTTCCGGGATCGCCGCGGAGCGGCTCTCGCCAAACGACGTCGGCCTGCAGCTGCTCCAGAACAGCACCGCCACGGTATTGGGACTGACGGTCCTGATCGTGGTCCTTGGGCCCGTCAGCGGCGCCCACTTCAACCCCGTGGTCTCCCTCGCCGATTGGATCCTGGGCAGGCGCCGTGGCACGGGCCTGACCCTGCAGGATCTGGGCACGTACATCGTTGCGCAGACCGTGGGTGCAATCAGCGGCAGCGTCGTGGCGAACGCCATGTTTGACGTGGGCACTTCCATCTCGGTCAAGGACCGGGCCACCACCGGGCATCTGCTCGGCGAGGTCGTCGCCACTGCCGGTCTCGTCCTGCTGATCTTCGCCCTCGCCGCCACCAAGCGCGGCGTCCTCGCCGCTCCGGCCGTGGGCGCCTATATTGGGGCCGCTTACTGGTTTACGTCGTCGACGTCGTTCGCGAACCCGGCCGTGACGGTGGGCCGCATCTTCAGTGACACCTTCGCGGGCATTGCCCCGGCCTCCGTGCCCGGCTTCGTGATGGCGCAGCTGGTCGGGGCGGCCGTGGGCCTTGGCCTGCTCCTCATGCTGTTCCCCTCCGCGGCCCGCTCCGCGGACGGCGCCGTCGTCCCGCACGAGGAATCGCCCGTCAAGGCATGA
- the bcp gene encoding thioredoxin-dependent thiol peroxidase: MPERLVPGDDAPDFRLQDAAGHDVGLRDFRGKNTVVYFYPAAATPGCTKQACDFRDSLPALQGAGYEVVGISPDPVEKLADFAAAEGLSFPLLSDPDHAVAEAYAAWGEKKNYGRTYDGLIRSTVVVGPDGRVMLAQYNVRATGHVAKLRRDLKLDA, from the coding sequence ATGCCTGAACGACTCGTCCCCGGGGACGACGCGCCCGATTTCCGACTGCAGGACGCGGCCGGACACGACGTCGGCCTGCGGGACTTCCGCGGCAAGAACACGGTTGTCTACTTCTACCCCGCGGCCGCCACACCCGGGTGCACCAAGCAGGCCTGCGACTTCCGCGACTCGCTCCCCGCCCTCCAAGGGGCAGGCTACGAGGTGGTGGGCATCTCCCCCGACCCCGTGGAGAAGCTTGCCGATTTCGCCGCGGCCGAGGGACTCAGCTTCCCGCTGCTCTCGGATCCGGACCATGCGGTAGCCGAGGCGTATGCAGCGTGGGGCGAGAAAAAGAACTACGGCCGCACCTACGACGGGCTCATCCGTTCCACCGTGGTGGTCGGCCCCGACGGCAGGGTCATGCTGGCCCAGTACAACGTGCGCGCCACCGGCCACGTCGCCAAGCTGCGCCGGGACCTGAAACTCGACGCCTAG
- a CDS encoding helix-turn-helix domain-containing protein has protein sequence MNTDPAEVFRTRVARHAALADPARLHIVDLLTLGDLSPTELQAELGMPSNLLSHHLRTLESAGLTTRHRSEADKRRSYIKLAPGALEGLMPRAEHGVRRVLFVCTRNSARSQLAAALWSHVSDIPSTSAGTHPADRIAPGAVDVARRHGVALSDLPPRLLDQVAHDEDFVVTVCDNAHEEIPGLGGIHWSVPDPLRLNTADAFEGAFADIARRISDLAPRLHAA, from the coding sequence ATGAATACTGACCCAGCTGAAGTTTTTCGGACGCGGGTCGCCAGGCACGCCGCCCTTGCGGACCCTGCGCGGCTGCACATCGTGGACCTGCTGACCCTGGGAGACCTTTCCCCGACGGAACTGCAGGCCGAACTCGGGATGCCGTCCAACCTGCTGTCCCACCATCTGCGCACACTGGAAAGCGCGGGCCTGACGACCCGCCACCGTTCCGAAGCAGATAAGCGCCGCAGCTACATCAAACTTGCCCCCGGAGCGTTGGAAGGCCTGATGCCCAGGGCTGAACACGGAGTCCGCCGCGTCCTCTTCGTCTGCACCCGGAACAGCGCCAGGTCCCAGCTGGCCGCCGCCCTCTGGAGCCACGTCAGCGACATCCCCTCGACCTCCGCCGGTACGCACCCCGCGGACCGCATCGCCCCGGGCGCCGTTGACGTTGCCCGCCGCCACGGTGTCGCCCTCTCGGATCTCCCCCCGCGCCTGCTGGATCAGGTGGCACACGATGAAGACTTCGTCGTGACCGTGTGCGACAACGCCCACGAAGAAATCCCGGGCCTGGGCGGGATCCATTGGTCCGTTCCGGATCCGCTGCGATTGAACACGGCGGACGCCTTCGAGGGCGCCTTCGCCGACATCGCCCGCCGCATCAGCGACCTGGCACCCCGCCTGCACGCGGCTTAA